In Chitinispirillum alkaliphilum, the following are encoded in one genomic region:
- a CDS encoding putative outer membrane protein yields MAKKIIVYLFIVAISVQARSYLGLNYPLGLPMEGTPGMSRSMGNTGTGIRDISLGLALNPANMAMPNQSSFSTLYSLEMNTFNGNSKERVQSSHPSFISFIMPLGQLGNVGVSVDKRTDGESSHRSVGFFEGTEDTIYTGIVRSGGLTAWQGGWGYQFQNDLSIGVTYERFFYNMKTDRIHGFADGDDNVGRIINRNQISFPANGIRGGILYPINKLSIGVSGEYIFPSEGTIDSELILYDGTTKSERDISVHLPPSASVGLSYRFNRHWLAAADVGVTLWDRYISDIDNTDDLRRAYSFSAGANYTPVRGQITQNYWERIQYRAGLNYSQMPLEGASSRSLSMGLGLPVQESSGILDVVFEMGRRTDDHDERLKDYSESFYRIHLGINGSRKWFEQRRYTY; encoded by the coding sequence ATGGCAAAAAAAATAATTGTATACCTTTTTATTGTAGCGATATCTGTACAGGCCCGTTCCTATTTAGGACTCAACTACCCGCTTGGCTTGCCTATGGAAGGAACACCGGGGATGTCAAGATCTATGGGTAACACCGGAACCGGCATCAGAGACATATCCCTTGGTTTGGCTCTTAACCCTGCCAATATGGCTATGCCTAACCAATCAAGCTTTTCAACGCTCTATTCTTTGGAAATGAACACTTTCAACGGCAACAGTAAAGAACGTGTACAAAGCTCCCACCCCTCTTTTATCTCCTTTATCATGCCCCTTGGGCAGCTTGGTAATGTTGGTGTTTCGGTTGACAAAAGAACCGACGGAGAAAGCAGCCACAGAAGTGTAGGATTCTTTGAGGGTACAGAGGATACAATCTACACCGGGATAGTCAGAAGCGGTGGTCTTACTGCCTGGCAAGGTGGCTGGGGATATCAGTTCCAAAATGATCTGAGTATTGGTGTAACCTACGAACGTTTTTTCTACAACATGAAAACCGATCGGATTCATGGTTTTGCAGATGGTGATGATAATGTGGGCAGAATCATCAATAGAAATCAGATTTCGTTTCCTGCAAACGGAATACGGGGGGGTATACTCTACCCAATCAACAAACTGAGTATTGGTGTCTCCGGGGAGTATATCTTCCCTTCTGAAGGCACTATAGACAGTGAACTGATTTTGTATGATGGTACAACCAAAAGTGAGAGGGATATTTCGGTGCATCTGCCTCCCTCTGCATCAGTTGGTCTCTCCTACAGGTTCAATCGCCACTGGCTCGCAGCGGCTGATGTTGGTGTAACACTGTGGGATCGGTACATATCAGATATCGACAACACAGATGATCTGCGCAGGGCATACTCCTTCTCAGCAGGGGCCAATTACACACCTGTGCGGGGGCAGATAACCCAAAACTACTGGGAGAGAATACAGTACAGGGCTGGGCTAAATTATTCTCAGATGCCTCTTGAGGGAGCGTCTTCAAGATCTCTGAGCATGGGGTTAGGCTTGCCTGTCCAGGAAAGCTCGGGGATTCTTGACGTTGTATTTGAAATGGGCAGACGTACAGACGATCACGATGAGAGGCTTAAAGACTACTCAGAGTCATTTTACAGGATTCATCTTGGTATAAATGGCAGCAGAAAATGGTTTGAACAAAGACGATATACGTACTGA